From Cellulophaga lytica DSM 7489, a single genomic window includes:
- a CDS encoding bactofilin family protein, which translates to MFSDKNKPRDVVDMGGQPNRIGKNTKIKGDIVSEADFRIDGKLDGNVKTSGKVVIGKDGYIHGKVECVNADIEGGFNGELLVSDLLSLKSSAVIEGTVSVSKLAVEPGATFNASCVMGGKNGALSGAKQASAGGTSKAS; encoded by the coding sequence ATGTTTTCAGACAAGAATAAACCTAGAGATGTTGTAGATATGGGCGGCCAGCCTAACAGAATTGGAAAAAACACCAAAATTAAAGGTGATATAGTTTCAGAAGCCGATTTTAGAATTGACGGTAAGTTAGATGGTAACGTAAAAACATCTGGTAAGGTAGTTATTGGCAAAGATGGCTACATTCACGGAAAGGTAGAGTGTGTAAATGCAGACATAGAAGGCGGTTTTAACGGTGAGTTATTAGTATCTGATTTGTTATCATTAAAATCTTCAGCAGTAATAGAAGGTACAGTTTCTGTTTCTAAGCTTGCTGTAGAGCCAGGTGCTACTTTTAATGCATCATGTGTTATGGGAGGTAAAAATGGAGCCTTATCTGGCGCTAAACAAGCTTCAGCTGGTGGAACTTCCAAAGCTTCCTAA
- a CDS encoding AtpZ/AtpI family protein: protein MELPKLPNNNKPNHLKNAAMLSGIAFQMGAIIYLAHKGGMWLDGYYNIKNEIFTIIATLSGVAISIFAVVTQLKKIKF from the coding sequence GTGGAACTTCCAAAGCTTCCTAATAACAATAAGCCAAACCACTTAAAAAATGCCGCAATGCTATCTGGTATTGCTTTTCAAATGGGAGCTATAATATACTTAGCTCATAAAGGAGGTATGTGGTTGGATGGCTATTATAACATCAAAAACGAAATTTTTACTATAATTGCTACACTTTCTGGTGTAGCAATTTCTATTTTTGCGGTAGTTACACAATTAAAAAAAATTAAATTCTAA
- a CDS encoding DUF6168 family protein: MANHKLLIYFFITILISLAVAFGVHLLVLDDMQKPLFDNKIVLSYVINFVLVTAIFTIIYLLRNQFKTQLGIFFIVGSAIKFLFFFMLFYPSFNADDNINLTEFASFFVPYSICLLIETFFIAKVLKNLD; encoded by the coding sequence ATGGCAAACCATAAGTTGCTTATCTATTTTTTTATCACAATTCTTATTTCTTTAGCGGTAGCTTTTGGTGTTCATCTGTTGGTACTAGATGATATGCAAAAACCTTTATTTGATAATAAAATTGTGCTTTCTTATGTTATTAATTTTGTGCTGGTAACTGCTATATTCACAATTATTTACCTGTTAAGAAATCAGTTTAAAACACAATTAGGTATATTTTTTATAGTAGGTAGTGCTATAAAATTTCTTTTCTTTTTTATGCTTTTTTACCCATCTTTTAATGCAGATGACAATATTAACTTAACAGAATTTGCTTCATTTTTTGTCCCGTACAGTATATGTTTGCTGATAGAGACGTTTTTTATTGCTAAAGTGCTCAAAAACTTAGATTAA
- the atpB gene encoding F0F1 ATP synthase subunit A, translated as MRNTFFSKIILVTALVFSLGSFANDNNEPQENDSQVNSSEEIQAYISHHLADSHDFTLYSYTNDAGERKHVGFPLPVIVWTSQGLKTFMSSEFHHNDDGHVVVDKDGVKLTKIHSKIYELEEGATAVSFDEEHHATNAHKVWDFSITKTVVGILLAGLLMLWGFSSLARGYKKSPIPTGFGRVLEPLVLYVRDEIARPNIGEKHYRKFMGFLLTVFFFIWILNLLGLTPIGFNVTGQIAVTVCLALFTFFIVQFNGNKDYWKHIFWMPGVPVLMKIALIPIEVLGMLTKPFSLLIRLFANITAGHAVVMGLVAVTFTAREALGVGGSLGVSFFLTLFISLIEILVAFLQAFIFTMLSSLFIGMAVEEHDHH; from the coding sequence ATGCGAAATACATTTTTTAGTAAAATTATTTTAGTCACGGCACTTGTGTTTAGTTTGGGTTCTTTTGCGAACGACAACAATGAGCCACAAGAAAATGATTCACAAGTAAATAGTAGCGAAGAGATTCAGGCTTACATTAGCCATCACTTAGCAGATTCACACGACTTCACTTTGTATTCGTATACAAACGATGCGGGAGAGCGTAAACATGTTGGTTTTCCGTTGCCAGTTATTGTTTGGACAAGTCAAGGTCTTAAGACGTTTATGTCTTCAGAATTTCACCATAATGATGATGGTCATGTTGTTGTTGATAAGGATGGTGTTAAGTTAACCAAAATTCACAGTAAAATATATGAGTTAGAAGAAGGTGCTACAGCAGTTTCTTTTGACGAGGAGCACCATGCTACAAATGCACATAAAGTTTGGGATTTTTCAATTACCAAAACAGTTGTGGGTATTTTGTTGGCAGGTTTATTAATGCTTTGGGGCTTTAGCTCATTAGCTAGAGGGTATAAAAAGAGCCCAATTCCAACAGGTTTTGGTCGTGTTTTAGAGCCACTAGTATTATATGTAAGAGATGAAATTGCAAGACCAAATATTGGTGAAAAGCACTACCGTAAGTTTATGGGCTTTTTATTAACGGTATTCTTTTTTATCTGGATATTAAACTTGTTAGGTTTAACTCCAATAGGTTTTAATGTTACAGGACAAATAGCGGTAACAGTTTGTTTGGCTTTATTTACATTTTTTATTGTACAATTTAACGGTAATAAAGATTACTGGAAACATATTTTCTGGATGCCTGGTGTTCCAGTTTTAATGAAAATAGCTTTAATTCCAATAGAGGTGTTGGGTATGTTAACAAAGCCATTTTCTTTATTAATTCGTTTATTTGCTAACATTACTGCTGGTCACGCCGTAGTTATGGGCTTAGTAGCTGTAACATTTACAGCAAGAGAAGCTTTAGGTGTTGGTGGTAGTTTAGGTGTATCATTCTTTTTAACGTTATTCATTTCTTTAATAGAAATTTTAGTAGCGTTTTTACAGGCCTTTATTTTTACAATGTTGTCTTCATTGTTTATTGGTATGGCTGTAGAAGAGCATGATCACCATTAA
- the atpE gene encoding ATP synthase F0 subunit C, with the protein MYNLIGAGLIVIGGGIGLGQIGGKAMEGIARQPEAAGKIQTAMIIIGALLEGLAFGALILGKA; encoded by the coding sequence ATGTACAATTTAATTGGAGCAGGATTAATCGTTATCGGAGGTGGTATCGGTTTAGGTCAAATCGGTGGTAAAGCAATGGAAGGTATTGCTCGTCAACCTGAGGCAGCTGGAAAAATCCAAACAGCAATGATTATTATCGGAGCATTATTAGAAGGTTTAGCTTTCGGTGCTTTGATCTTAGGAAAAGCTTAA
- a CDS encoding F0F1 ATP synthase subunit B, which yields MDQLLNDFSPGLFFMLLIILLVLIFLMVKFAWKPIMNALNEREDGIKSALEEAENARKEMQNLQADNERLLQEARAERDAMLKEAREIKEKIVADAKEQSIIEGDKIIAQAQATIESEKNAAVADIKNQVANLSVQIAEKVIKEQLSNNDKQLKLVEDMVGDIKLN from the coding sequence ATGGATCAGTTATTAAACGATTTTTCGCCTGGGTTGTTTTTCATGTTACTAATAATTTTATTAGTACTTATCTTCTTAATGGTTAAGTTTGCATGGAAACCAATAATGAACGCTTTAAATGAAAGAGAAGACGGTATTAAAAGCGCTTTAGAAGAGGCAGAAAATGCACGTAAAGAAATGCAAAATTTGCAAGCAGATAACGAAAGGTTATTGCAAGAAGCACGTGCAGAACGTGATGCTATGTTAAAAGAAGCTCGCGAAATAAAAGAAAAAATTGTTGCAGATGCAAAAGAGCAGTCTATTATAGAAGGCGATAAAATAATTGCACAGGCACAAGCTACTATAGAAAGTGAAAAGAACGCAGCAGTAGCAGATATTAAAAACCAAGTAGCTAACTTATCTGTGCAAATAGCAGAGAAAGTTATTAAGGAGCAATTGTCTAACAATGACAAGCAACTTAAATTGGTTGAAGATATGGTAGGCGATATTAAGCTAAACTAA
- the atpH gene encoding ATP synthase F1 subunit delta, with protein MNESRAAIRYAKAILNQAVESKATDAVEKDMHSVVQTISDSKELQDVLASPIIKGDVKKNALLAVFTGSHSISEGLISLLVDNKRVSLLKDVAQHYIVLNEKLKGEETAVVTTAVALTKDLEAKVLEQLTKLTGKKVSITNVIDESIIGGFVLRIGDLQYNASVANKLNSLKREFSNSL; from the coding sequence ATGAACGAGTCTAGAGCAGCTATTAGATACGCAAAAGCCATTTTAAACCAAGCGGTTGAAAGTAAGGCTACAGATGCAGTTGAAAAAGATATGCATTCTGTTGTACAAACAATTTCTGACAGCAAGGAACTTCAAGACGTATTGGCTAGTCCAATAATTAAAGGAGATGTAAAAAAGAATGCTTTGCTAGCTGTTTTTACAGGAAGTCATAGTATTTCAGAAGGACTTATTTCTTTGCTTGTAGATAATAAAAGAGTATCACTTTTAAAAGATGTTGCTCAGCACTATATTGTTTTAAACGAAAAGCTTAAAGGAGAAGAAACAGCGGTAGTAACAACTGCAGTTGCCTTAACTAAAGATTTAGAAGCAAAAGTTTTAGAACAGTTAACAAAATTAACCGGTAAAAAAGTGTCAATAACAAATGTTATAGATGAAAGCATTATTGGTGGTTTTGTATTAAGAATTGGCGATTTGCAATACAATGCAAGTGTAGCTAATAAATTAAATAGTTTAAAAAGAGAATTTTCAAACAGTCTATAG
- the atpA gene encoding F0F1 ATP synthase subunit alpha has product MAGVKAAEVSAILKQQLSGFDASASLDEVGSVLQVGDGIVRAYGLANAQYGELVEFEGGLEGIVLNLEEDNVGIVLLGGSKGVKEGSTVKRTNRIASVKVGEGIVGRVVDTLGNPIDGKGPIAGETYEMPLERKAPGVVYREPVTEPLQTGIKAIDAMIPVGRGQRELVIGDRQTGKTTVCIDAILNQKEFYDAGNPVYCIYVAVGQKASTVALIAKTLEEKGALAYTTIVAANASDPAAMQVYAPFTGASIGEYFRDTGRPALIVFDDLSKQAVAYREVSLLLRRPPGREAYPGDVFYLHSRLLERSARVINDDSIAKDMNDLPESLKPMVKGGGSLTALPIIETQAGDVSAYIPTNVISITDGQIFLDGDLFNSGVRPAINVGISVSRVGGSAQIKSMKKVSGTLKLDQAQYRELEAFAKFGSDLDASTLNVIEKGKRNVEILKQAQNDPYTVEDQVAVIYAGSKNLLKNVPVEKVKEFEAEYVEFLNAKHRDVLDTLKAGKLTDEVTDTLVAVCKDLSAKYKA; this is encoded by the coding sequence ATGGCAGGAGTAAAAGCCGCTGAAGTATCAGCAATTTTAAAGCAACAGTTATCAGGATTTGACGCTAGCGCATCTTTAGATGAAGTAGGGTCAGTATTACAAGTAGGTGATGGTATTGTACGCGCTTACGGATTAGCTAACGCTCAATACGGAGAGTTAGTAGAATTTGAAGGTGGTTTAGAAGGTATAGTACTTAACTTAGAAGAAGATAACGTTGGTATTGTATTATTAGGTGGTTCTAAAGGAGTTAAAGAAGGCTCTACTGTAAAACGTACAAACCGTATTGCATCTGTAAAAGTAGGTGAAGGTATTGTTGGTCGTGTTGTAGATACTTTAGGTAACCCAATAGATGGTAAAGGACCAATTGCTGGAGAAACTTATGAAATGCCATTAGAGCGTAAAGCTCCAGGTGTTGTATATCGTGAGCCAGTTACAGAGCCATTACAAACAGGTATTAAAGCAATTGATGCTATGATTCCAGTTGGTAGAGGTCAGCGTGAGTTGGTAATTGGAGATAGACAAACTGGTAAAACTACTGTTTGTATTGATGCTATATTAAATCAAAAAGAATTTTACGATGCAGGTAATCCTGTATATTGTATATATGTTGCTGTAGGTCAAAAGGCTTCTACAGTAGCTTTAATTGCTAAAACATTAGAAGAAAAAGGTGCTTTAGCTTACACAACAATAGTAGCTGCAAATGCATCAGATCCTGCTGCAATGCAAGTTTATGCTCCTTTTACAGGTGCTTCTATTGGTGAGTACTTTAGAGATACTGGTAGACCAGCTTTAATTGTTTTTGATGATTTATCTAAACAAGCAGTTGCTTACCGTGAGGTGTCTTTATTATTACGTCGTCCTCCAGGACGTGAGGCGTACCCTGGTGATGTATTCTACCTACACTCTAGATTGTTAGAGCGTTCTGCAAGAGTTATTAATGATGATAGCATTGCTAAGGATATGAATGATTTACCAGAGTCTTTAAAGCCAATGGTAAAAGGTGGTGGTTCTTTAACTGCATTACCAATTATTGAAACTCAGGCTGGTGACGTTTCTGCATATATCCCAACAAACGTAATTTCTATTACAGACGGACAAATTTTCTTAGATGGAGATTTATTTAACTCTGGTGTACGTCCGGCAATTAACGTAGGTATCTCTGTATCTCGTGTTGGTGGTTCTGCACAAATTAAATCTATGAAAAAAGTATCTGGTACTTTAAAACTAGATCAGGCTCAGTATCGTGAGTTAGAAGCGTTTGCTAAGTTTGGTTCAGATTTAGATGCATCTACATTAAACGTTATTGAAAAAGGTAAGCGTAACGTTGAGATCTTAAAGCAAGCTCAAAACGATCCTTACACTGTAGAAGATCAAGTAGCTGTTATTTATGCAGGTTCTAAAAACTTATTAAAAAACGTACCAGTAGAAAAGGTTAAAGAATTTGAAGCGGAATATGTAGAGTTTTTAAATGCTAAACACAGAGACGTTTTAGATACCTTAAAAGCAGGTAAATTAACTGACGAGGTTACAGATACTTTAGTAGCTGTATGTAAAGACCTTTCGGCAAAATATAAAGCATAA
- the atpG gene encoding ATP synthase F1 subunit gamma, producing the protein MANLKEIRNRIASVSSTMQITSAMKMVSAAKLKKAQDAITAMRPYSDKLTELLQSLSANLDADSGSKFSEEREINKVLIVSITSNRGLCGAFNSNILKQSVSLAENTYAGKEVEFLAIGKKSNDFLSKNYNVIANHSAVYDDLTFDNIAAIAEDLMELFVNGTYDKIDVVYNKFKNAATQIVMTEQFLPIVAAVSENETSNNNNTDYIYDPSEKEIVEQLIPKSLKTQLYKGVRDSFASEHGARMTAMHKATDNATELRDQLKLTYNKARQAAITNEILEIVGGAEALNN; encoded by the coding sequence ATGGCAAACTTAAAAGAAATACGTAATAGAATAGCATCAGTATCTTCAACTATGCAGATTACCAGCGCAATGAAAATGGTATCTGCAGCAAAGTTAAAGAAGGCACAAGATGCAATTACTGCAATGAGGCCTTATTCTGATAAATTAACTGAGCTTTTACAAAGTTTAAGTGCTAATTTAGATGCGGATTCTGGTAGTAAGTTTTCTGAAGAAAGAGAAATTAATAAAGTTTTAATAGTTTCCATAACTTCTAATCGTGGTTTATGTGGTGCTTTTAACTCTAACATTCTTAAGCAAAGTGTTTCTTTAGCAGAAAACACATATGCAGGTAAAGAAGTAGAATTTCTTGCAATAGGGAAAAAATCTAACGATTTTCTTTCTAAAAACTATAATGTAATTGCTAACCATAGTGCGGTTTATGACGATTTAACTTTTGATAATATAGCTGCAATTGCAGAAGATTTAATGGAGTTATTTGTTAACGGTACTTATGATAAGATTGATGTTGTTTACAACAAGTTTAAAAATGCAGCAACGCAAATTGTAATGACAGAGCAGTTTTTACCAATTGTAGCAGCTGTATCAGAAAACGAAACTAGTAACAACAACAATACAGATTATATTTATGATCCTTCTGAAAAAGAAATTGTTGAGCAACTAATTCCTAAGTCTTTAAAAACACAATTATACAAAGGTGTTAGAGATTCTTTTGCTAGTGAGCACGGTGCACGTATGACGGCTATGCACAAAGCAACAGATAATGCAACAGAGCTTAGAGATCAGTTAAAATTAACGTATAACAAAGCAAGACAAGCAGCTATTACTAATGAAATATTAGAAATTGTTGGTGGTGCAGAAGCGTTAAATAACTAA